One window from the genome of Populus alba chromosome 15, ASM523922v2, whole genome shotgun sequence encodes:
- the LOC118056289 gene encoding UPF0496 protein At3g49070, which yields MKKRIGARIKEIISCSDTRLGANSPKLPMEIDVREEYANAFRTESYNLFWARLQAVSNRDPTTCTVLAAESTTSAARLPSYRLFVENLLDPDQPTVIRTLSLIHTRPSTHSLLSKYFTQTANASLLCGLLLKDMDHIRVKYRSLKATLDQIPKTQLPNPEILARITEFVNARNPFDRSGSTPSRVQVMQADCFKLLKQLESKRDKAKAKLNLKNKLKHSSAVFLVALTASLTIIIATHALALLVAAPGLITATSLGPGSSTRRLARVAAQLDAAAKGTYTLSRDLETISRLVNRVKDEMEHMHSTVKYLVGRGNDEGNWLHGINGELVVRQFSKINECCSFSNQVDDLEEHLYLCFLTINRARNLVLKEILDPGQ from the exons atgaagaaaagaattgGCGCACGCATCAAAGAAATTATTTCATGCTCTG ATACAAGGCTGGGTGCGAACAGCCCCAAACTTCCGATGGAGATTGACGTTCGTGAAGAATATGCCAATGCCTTCAGGACAGAATCATACAATCTCTTCTGGGCACGTCTTCAAGCAGTATCCAATAGAGATCCCACCACGTGTACTGTTCTGGCAGCTGAGTCCACCACCAGCGCAGCTCGGCTACCATCCTATCGACTCTTCGTCGAAAACCTCTTGGATCCGGATCAGCCCACGGTTATTCGGACCCTTTCCTTGATCCACACCCGACCCTCAACCCACTCTCTCCTATCCAAATACTTCACTCAAACAGCGAATGCTTCTCTCCTATGTGGCTTGCTATTGAAAGACATGGACCATATACGGGTCAAATACCGATCTCTTAAAGCCACCCTTGATCAAATACCCAAAACCCAGTTGCCTAACCCAGAGATTTTAGCAAGAATTACGGAATTCGTCAACGCTCGGAACCCATTTGACCGGTCTGGCTCAACACCAAGCCGGGTCCAAGTCATGCAAGCCGATTGCTTCAAATTGCTCAAGCAGCTAGAGTCAAAGCGTGACAAGGCTAAAGCGAAgctaaatctaaaaaacaaactaaaacatAGCTCAGCTGTATTTCTTGTGGCCTTGACAGCTTCACTAACAATAATCATAGCGACCCACGCTCTAGCATTGCTAGTTGCCGCTCCAGGTCTCATAACAGCAACATCACTGGGGCCAGGCTCTTCGACAAGGAGGCTGGCCAGGGTTGCAGCACAGCTGGATGCAGCTGCAAAAGGGACTTATACACTGAGTAGGGACTTGGAGACCATTAGCAGGCTTGTGAATCGAGTAAAGGATGAGATGGAGCACATGCATTCAACGGTAAAGTACTTGGTTGGGAGAGGAAACGACGAGGGCAATTGGTTGCATGGCATTAATGGTGAACTGGTGGTGAGGCAATTCAGCAAGATTAATGAATGTTGCAGCTTCAGCAACCAAGTTGATGATCTTGAGGAGCATTTGTATCTGTGTTTTTTGACCATCAATAGAGCTAGAAACCTTGTACTGAAAGAGATTCTGGATCCAGGTCAATAA
- the LOC118056292 gene encoding rRNA 2'-O-methyltransferase fibrillarin 1, with product MAPPRGRGGSGGGFRGGRGDGGGRGRGRGFSGGRGGSGGRGSAMRGGGRGRGGGGRGRGGGGMRGGSKVVVEPHRHEGVFIAKGKEDALVTKNMVPGETVYNEKKVSVQNEDGTKVEYRVWNPFRSKLAAAILGGVDDVWIKPGAKVLYLGAASGTTVSHVSDIVGPTGVVYAVEFSHRSGRDLVNMAKKRTNVIPIIEDARHPAKYRMLVGMVDVIFSDVAQPDQARILALNASYFLKTGGHFVISIKANCIDSTVPAEAVFESEVKKMVQEQLKPSEQVTLEPFERDHACVVGGYRMPKKQKIAA from the exons ATGGCACCCCCTAGAG GTCGAGGTGGTAGTGGTGGTGGGTTTAGGGGAGGCAGAGGTGATGGAGGAGGAAGAGGTAGAGGCAGAGGTTTTTCAGGTGGAAGAGGAGGAAGTGGTGGAAGGGGCAGTGCAATGAGAGGCGGTGGAAGAGGCCGCGGTGGTGGTGGAAGAGGACGAGGTGGTGGAGGAATGAGAGGTGGGAGCAAGGTTGTGGTTGAGCCCCATAGACATGAAGGAGTGTTCATTGCAAAGGGTAAAGAAGATGCTCTTGTTACTAAGAATATGGTTCCTGGTGAAACTGTATACAATGAGAAGAAAGTCTCTGTTCAG AATGAAGATGGAACTAAAGTGGAGTACAGGGTTTGGAACCCCTTCCGATCAAAATTGGCTGCTGCCATTcttggtggtgttgatgatgtcTGGATT AAACCTGGCGCTAAAGTTCTTTACCTAGGAGCTGCTTCTGGTACTACTGTTTCTCACGTGTCTGATATTGTTGGCCCT ACTGGAGTGGTATATGCGGTAGAATTTTCTCACAGAAGTGGGAGAGACTTGGTTAACATGGCAAAGAAACGGACCAATGTTATTCCCATAATTGAAGATGCCAGACATCCTGCCAAGTACCGTATGCTAGTTGGAATGGTGGATGTGATCTTTTCTGATGTTGCTCAGCCTGATCAG GCAAGGATTTTAGCACTCAATGCTTCCTATTTTCTGAAAACTGGTGGTCATTTTGTCATTTCAATAAAG GCAAATTGCATCGACTCCACTGTTCCTGCAGAGGCTGTGTTCGAAAGTGAAGTGAAGAAGATGGTGCAGGAGCAGTTGAAACCTAGTGAGCAAGTCACCCTTGAGCCATTTGAGCGAGACCATGCTTGTGTGGTAGGGGGCTACCGTATGCCAAAGAAACAGAAAATTGCTGCTTAG
- the LOC118056290 gene encoding protein DETOXIFICATION 35, which translates to METTPLLLNNESSSSLSLPVVPEEDYLPAGFQTFKDFIKTVFWKETVKLWRIAGPIALSLVCQSGTNILTSIFVGHLGNLELSAVSVSLSVIITFCFGFLLGMGSALETLCGQAFGAGQVHMLGVYLQRSCIILLVTCVILLPIFIFAAPLLKVLGQEAALAELAGKFTLLAIPNLFSWAIYFPTQKFLQAQRKVGVITWIAVVALILHALWLYLFIYEFGWGITGAAIAFDLTGWLIALAQAVYVMGWCKEGWRGFSWSAFKDIWSFVTLSIASAVMLCLEVWYMMSIVILTGHLDNAVIAVGSLTICLNINGLELMLFLGINAAISVRVSNELGLGHPRAAKYAVYVTVFQSLVIGLVCMAVVLIAKDYFAYIFTSSKVMQVATSKLAFILAITMVLNSVQPVVSGVAIGGGWQALVAYINIGCYYVFGLPLGFLLGYKANLGVEGVWGGMLGGTALQTLLLLIILYKTNWNKEVAQTAERMKRWGGGGGQDIDADQKKEINYS; encoded by the exons ATGGAGACCACCCCACTACTGCTTAACAATGAATCATCGTCATCCTTATCACTACCTGTAGTGCCAGAGGAAGACTACTTGCCTGCAGGTTTCCAGACGTTCAAAGACTTTATCAAGACCGTCTTTTGGAAAGAGACTGTCAAGTTATGGAGGATTGCTGGCCCTATTGCCCTCAGTCTAGTCTGCCAGAGTGGTACCAACATCTTAACCTCTATCTTCGTTGGCCATCTCGGAAACTTGGAGCTCTCTGCCGTTTCCGTTTCCCTCTCTGTCATCATCACCTTCTGTTTCGGCTTCCTTCTTGGGATGGGGAGCGCACTCGAGACCCTCTGTGGTCAAGCTTTTGGTGCTGGTCAAGTTCATATGCTTGGTGTTTACTTGCAAAGATCATGCATCATCTTACTCGTCACCTGTGTCATCCTCTTGCCCATTTTCATTTTCGCCGCTCCCCTCCTGAAAGTCCTTGGCCAAGAAGCTGCTCTTGCTGAACTTGCTGGAAAATTCACTCTCCTAGCCATACCTAACTTGTTCTCATGGGCTATCTATTTCCCGACCCAAAAGTTCCTTCAAGCCCAACGCAAGGTTGGTGTAATTACCTGGATTGCCGTTGTGGCTCTCATTCTACACGCTTTGTGGCTGTATCTCTTCATCTATGAGTTTGGCTGGGGTATCACTGGTGCAGCAATCGCTTTTGACCTCACCGGATGGCTAATTGCTTTGGCCCAAGCTGTGTACGTGATGGGTTGGTGTAAGGAAGGATGGCGTGGATTTAGTTGGTCGGCGTTTAAGGATATTTGGTCCTTTGTTACCCTCTCCATTGCCTCAGCTGTGATGCTTTGCCTGGAGGTTTGGTATATGATGAGTATTGTTATCCTCACGGGACATCTCGACAACGCAGTCATTGCTGTTGGTTCCCTTACCATCTG CTTGAATATCAATGGGTTGGAGCTAATGTTGTTCCTTGGAATAAACGCTGCTATAAG CGTCCGTGTCTCGAATGAGCTTGGATTAGGGCATCCAAGGGCTGCAAAATACGCGGTCTATGTCACAGTATTCCAATCTCTTGTGATAGGACTGGTTTGCATGGCAGTTGTGCTGATAGCGAAAGACTATTTTGCCTACATCTTCACAAGCAGCAAAGTGATGCAAGTAGCTACCTCCAAGCTAGCCTTCATTCTAGCCATCACCATGGTTCTTAACAGCGTCCAGCCAGTGGTATCAG GTGTTGCTATCGGTGGGGGATGGCAAGCATTAGTGGCCTATATCAACATTGGTTGTTATTATGTTTTTGGCCTCCCACTTGGTTTCCTGCTCGGATATAAAGCTAATTTGGGAGTCGAG GGAGTATGGGGTGGCATGCTGGGTGGAACCGCTCTGCAGACCTTGCTTCTTTTGATTATACTTTACAAAACCAACTGGAATAAGgag GTTGCACAAACAGCAGAACGCATGAAGAGGTGGGGCGGCGGCGGCGGCCAGGATATCGACGCTGATCAGAAGAAGGAGATTAATTACTCCtaa